A section of the Pseudomonas fluorescens genome encodes:
- the folD gene encoding bifunctional methylenetetrahydrofolate dehydrogenase/methenyltetrahydrofolate cyclohydrolase FolD, with product MTAQLIDGKSIAASLRQQIAKRVAERRQQGLRTPGLAVILVGSDPASQVYVSHKRKDCEEVGFISKAYDLPSDTTQQALTDLIDGLNDDPNIDGILLQLPLPEHLDASLLLERIRPDKDVDGFHPYNVGRLAQRIPLLRPCTPKGIMTLLESTGVDLYGLDAVVVGASNIVGRPMAMELLLAGCTVTVTHRFTKDLAGHVGRADLVVVAAGKPGLVKGEWIKQGAIVIDVGINRQDDGKLVGDVVYETALPRAGWITPVPGGVGPMTRACLLENTLYAAETLHG from the coding sequence ATGACTGCACAACTTATCGACGGCAAATCAATCGCCGCCAGCCTGCGCCAGCAGATCGCCAAACGTGTCGCCGAGCGTCGCCAGCAAGGCCTGCGCACGCCGGGGCTCGCGGTGATTCTGGTCGGCAGCGATCCCGCCTCCCAGGTTTATGTCTCGCACAAGCGTAAAGACTGTGAGGAGGTCGGCTTTATTTCCAAGGCCTACGACTTGCCTTCCGATACCACCCAACAGGCCCTCACCGACCTGATCGACGGCCTCAACGACGATCCGAACATTGATGGCATCCTGCTGCAATTGCCGCTGCCAGAGCATCTGGATGCCTCCTTGTTGCTGGAGCGCATCCGCCCCGACAAGGACGTCGATGGTTTCCATCCTTATAACGTCGGCCGCCTGGCCCAGCGCATCCCCCTGCTACGCCCCTGCACGCCGAAGGGCATCATGACCCTGCTGGAAAGCACTGGCGTCGACCTTTATGGCCTGGATGCGGTGGTAGTGGGCGCTTCCAACATTGTCGGTCGCCCGATGGCCATGGAGTTGCTGCTGGCCGGCTGCACCGTCACCGTCACCCACCGTTTCACCAAGGACCTGGCCGGCCACGTCGGTCGTGCCGATCTGGTGGTGGTCGCTGCCGGCAAGCCGGGCCTGGTCAAGGGTGAGTGGATCAAGCAAGGCGCCATCGTGATCGACGTCGGCATCAACCGCCAGGACGATGGCAAGCTGGTGGGCGACGTGGTGTATGAAACCGCCCTGCCCCGTGCCGGCTGGATCACCCCGGTGCCAGGCGGTGTAGGCCCGATGACCCGTGCATGCCTGCTGGAAAATACGTTGTACGCAGCCGAAACCTTGCACGGCTGA
- a CDS encoding HD-GYP domain-containing protein, whose amino-acid sequence MLKRISITQLRMGMYIHRFCGSWLDHSFLKAGFLLNSQRDYQRLRCSALSGLWIDLSRGLDVLQEVAQEDPSIRVASMNTVVAPAFDAPPQQVPREEELQRALKLCAHSKAAVMAMFQEVRLGQAIEMEQVDGLVKDISTSLVRHPDALISLARLKTSDDYTYMHSVAVCALMVSVARQLGLTQEQVHQAGIAGLLHDIGKLAIPENILNKPAKLSANEYEQVKRHPVAGGAILRQNPQLSALVLDVCLHHHEKIDGSGYPHGLAGAQISLYAQMGAVCDVYDAVTSNRPYNQGWDPAEALQRMSSWTGHLSQSVLQALVKSIGIYPVGSLVRLSSGRLAVVIEQHPESLLRPKVKVFFSARSKQHLPQSIVDLARSDEERIVARESPENWNFRKLEQLWNGTS is encoded by the coding sequence GTGCTAAAGCGTATATCCATTACGCAGTTACGGATGGGGATGTACATCCACCGATTCTGCGGATCTTGGTTGGACCACTCATTCCTCAAGGCCGGCTTTCTGCTGAATAGTCAGCGTGACTACCAGCGCTTGCGCTGTTCTGCTCTCAGTGGTCTGTGGATCGATTTGTCCAGGGGATTGGATGTTTTGCAGGAAGTGGCGCAAGAGGATCCATCAATCAGAGTCGCATCAATGAACACTGTGGTTGCGCCTGCTTTCGATGCGCCACCGCAGCAGGTGCCACGAGAGGAGGAGCTACAGCGAGCGCTCAAGCTCTGTGCTCACTCGAAAGCAGCGGTAATGGCGATGTTTCAGGAGGTCCGTTTGGGCCAGGCCATTGAAATGGAGCAGGTGGATGGCCTGGTGAAGGATATTTCTACCTCGCTGGTGCGTCATCCTGATGCGCTGATCAGCCTGGCGCGTCTTAAAACGTCAGACGACTACACCTACATGCATTCGGTGGCGGTTTGTGCGCTGATGGTTTCAGTGGCGCGGCAATTGGGGCTCACGCAGGAGCAAGTGCACCAGGCCGGGATTGCGGGCTTGTTGCATGACATAGGCAAGCTTGCAATACCTGAGAACATCCTCAACAAACCGGCAAAGCTTTCAGCTAACGAGTACGAACAGGTCAAGCGCCACCCCGTGGCCGGTGGTGCCATACTCCGGCAGAATCCGCAGCTAAGTGCGCTGGTGCTTGATGTGTGCTTGCACCATCATGAGAAGATTGATGGGAGTGGTTACCCGCACGGCCTGGCTGGCGCGCAGATCAGCCTTTACGCTCAAATGGGGGCTGTCTGCGATGTTTATGACGCAGTGACGTCGAATCGCCCCTACAACCAGGGATGGGACCCGGCCGAAGCGCTGCAGCGCATGTCCAGTTGGACTGGCCACCTATCTCAGTCCGTACTCCAGGCGCTGGTAAAAAGCATCGGCATTTATCCGGTGGGCTCCTTGGTGCGTTTGAGCAGTGGACGCTTGGCGGTGGTCATTGAGCAACACCCTGAATCGCTGCTCAGGCCGAAGGTGAAAGTGTTTTTTTCCGCCCGGTCAAAACAGCATCTACCCCAGAGCATCGTCGATCTGGCCCGATCAGACGAAGAGCGCATTGTTGCTCGTGAGTCACCGGAGAACTGGAACTTCCGCAAGCTTGAACAACTGTGGAACGGCACTTCCTGA
- a CDS encoding methyl-accepting chemotaxis protein: MVIRNLKLASRALLSFGAICLLLVSLGGLALWKMQQIHEATVALQTNWLPSVRQAGKIEAVTLRVRLDALHYATESDSQKDASLTRLYALKNTLAQAISDYEPLISGNEERSVYEQVQRGARDYLEKLVVLIDNSKTNTDEQSQKYINQVTVPLANNLQASIDELIRINESGAEQSAILANQQFDNGLLLTATIIVMAIILTLLIAILFTRSIIRPVQSLLAATQKIAEGDLRTQVDVSGQDELTELQRSTQAMLDSLKSTIRHIADSSTQLASAAEEMSAITRESNAGIQQQSMETEMAATAVNEMTAAVEEVARNAVSASQSTQASERSAGMGRERVEQTIESIEKLTGTVENTRIEMAGLAQQAQDITRVLDVIRSIAEQTNLLALNAAIEAARAGEQGRGFAVVADEVRALAHRTQLSTQEIELMIQGIQSGSNNAMLSMQQSSVDAGETLAIAHDAGIAIGQIAQAISDINERNLMIATASEEQAQVARSVDQNLMSIRDLSLQSSSAASQTSIASGELSSLAVSLNKLVTRFSL; this comes from the coding sequence AAGCGACGGTAGCGCTTCAAACCAACTGGCTACCCAGCGTCAGGCAGGCCGGGAAAATAGAAGCGGTAACATTGCGCGTTCGTTTGGATGCACTGCATTACGCTACCGAAAGTGACAGCCAGAAAGATGCCTCTCTAACTCGTTTATATGCCCTTAAGAACACCCTGGCTCAGGCCATCAGTGATTATGAGCCACTGATTTCCGGCAACGAAGAAAGATCCGTTTATGAGCAAGTCCAGCGCGGTGCTCGGGATTATCTGGAAAAACTGGTGGTATTGATTGACAACAGCAAGACCAATACTGATGAGCAGAGTCAAAAGTACATTAACCAAGTGACCGTGCCGTTGGCTAACAACCTGCAGGCTTCCATCGACGAGTTGATCCGTATTAATGAAAGCGGCGCTGAGCAGTCCGCGATCCTCGCCAACCAGCAGTTCGACAACGGATTGCTGCTTACGGCAACGATCATTGTCATGGCAATTATCCTGACGTTGCTGATTGCGATCCTGTTCACTCGCAGCATTATTCGTCCTGTGCAATCACTGCTGGCTGCCACGCAAAAAATTGCCGAAGGCGATCTGCGTACGCAGGTTGATGTCAGCGGCCAGGATGAGCTGACTGAGTTGCAACGATCGACCCAGGCTATGCTCGACAGCCTCAAGTCGACCATCCGCCATATTGCCGACTCATCGACCCAGTTGGCCTCGGCCGCCGAGGAAATGAGTGCGATAACCCGTGAATCCAACGCTGGCATTCAACAGCAGAGCATGGAGACAGAGATGGCCGCTACGGCGGTCAATGAAATGACAGCTGCAGTGGAAGAGGTCGCGCGTAACGCCGTGTCTGCTTCGCAGTCAACCCAGGCTTCTGAGCGTTCGGCCGGTATGGGCCGCGAGCGAGTAGAACAGACTATCGAATCGATTGAAAAGCTCACGGGCACGGTGGAAAACACCCGGATCGAGATGGCGGGTTTGGCCCAGCAGGCTCAGGACATCACCAGGGTGTTGGACGTGATCCGATCGATTGCCGAGCAGACCAATTTGTTGGCTCTCAACGCCGCTATCGAGGCCGCGCGAGCTGGAGAGCAGGGCCGCGGTTTCGCGGTGGTTGCTGATGAAGTCCGTGCCCTTGCGCACCGCACCCAGCTGTCGACCCAGGAAATTGAGCTGATGATCCAGGGCATCCAGTCCGGCTCGAACAACGCCATGTTGTCCATGCAGCAAAGCAGCGTGGACGCTGGTGAGACTCTGGCAATTGCTCATGACGCGGGAATTGCCATTGGGCAGATTGCTCAGGCCATCAGCGATATCAACGAACGTAACCTGATGATTGCTACCGCTTCGGAGGAGCAAGCTCAGGTGGCGCGCTCGGTGGATCAGAACCTAATGAGCATCCGAGACCTCTCGCTGCAAAGTTCATCGGCCGCCAGCCAGACCTCTATTGCCAGCGGGGAGTTGTCGAGCCTGGCTGTGAGCCTCAACAAGCTGGTCACGCGCTTCTCTTTGTAA